The Methanosarcina acetivorans C2A genome includes the window AGTATAAATGAAATACTTAATTAGAGGCGAATAAATCAAATTGCGTGCGGCCACCACACCCTAAAGAGGCTGTCCGACAAATCTTGACAGTAATAAGACCCTCCGCGCTCCCATTGTAATAAAAACATGTTGGTAATATATTCATCTTACTTGAATTTCTCCAGAAAAGCAATTCATTTTTTGGCTGGCGAATTTACGGCAATGTTACTTCCCTTTGTCGCTCATGAGCCTATCCTGCCTGCAATGATGGCTTCCAGGCTTGCTCTTGCAACATATCTGCCGCCATAGACTTAACAGACGCATGTACTGGTTTCAGGGTCCGGAAACATCTATGACGTGGATTTCACATTAAGCTGGGGGTTGATAATATTTTTTACCTGGTGTATTGACAGAACTTTCTGGCTTGGGGTAATCCCTGTGCTTTTTATGGCATATGGGGACGGGATAACCGGAATAATAAGGAACCTGAAGTATAATTTTCCGGATTCTTTTCTTACATTCCCTTGATTCATTCTTACAGCCCTTTATACCTATTTTTTCTGAGTAACCCTTAAGCTTGCCTTGAAAGCCTGTATATTTAAATCGTTCATCCCCTACATTTTAAAATATCATATATATCTGAGGGAATACATTAAGAAATAATTTATATCAGGAGAGGAGATATATAGGGTGTTAAGAGGGGAATTTGCAGAGTTTCAGTTATTGGATTAACTGTTCGGAAGATGGGGTTTCAACTAACTAAATCGCTATATAAACAATCGAAATAAAAAAATGATAATAATAACCTTGTATAGATAATTGTTTTTAAAAATTGATATTATACCGATTAATACACCGATTAACATGCATCTTCCAAAAATAATCTGAAACTTTTTGATACAGAACTTCTTGAGATTTATCACTCTTTATATTTATGGGGATAGAATGAAATGGATGAGAAAAAAAAGAGTTTAAGAAAGAAGGTCGAACGCTCTGTTTTCGCGGGGAACAGGGCAGCCGCTGCAAAAGAGCTGGGGAGTACCGGAGACCCTGAGGCTGTTCCCATTCTGATTAAGGCGCTTGAAGATTCCAGCCCGAAGGTAAAAATTGCGGCTTCGGATGCGCTGGGGAGACTTAACGACCCTGCTGCAGTCCCGGGTCTGATTAAAATGCTTGCTGAACCTGAAAGTACTGTCAAGAAAACTGCAATAATTGCTCTGGGAAAGATAGGCACACCGGAGGCAGTTTCCGGAATTGTTAAAGGGTTCAGTGATCCGGATAAGTTCGTACAAAAAGAATCGGTAAAAGCCCTGATGAAAATAGGGTCTCTGGAAGCTGTTTCAGGGCTTACGAAAGCTCTTGGGAGTTCGGATATCCCCCTAAAAAAAACTTCAATAATCGCCCTTGGGAAAATAAATACTTATGAAGCGGGCTGCGGGCTTATAAAAGCTCTTGAAGACCCGGACAACAGGGTAAGGCAGCGAGCTGTGAAAACCCTTGGAAAAAGGGGCAACCCGGATGTCCTTGAAGATCTGATGGAGGCGCTGAAAGACTCAAGACAACCGGTACAGGAAGCGGCATCCGAAGCCCTCCGCAAAATAATAGCTGCATCAGACTCGGTCCCCGTTCTGGTAAAGGCACTGGATGCAACTGACAGAAATGTCAGGAAAGCTGCAATAGAAGCTCTCTGGAAAGCAGGTACCCCTGAAGCCATTCCCCCCCTTTTGAGGGAGCTTGATGACGCAGACTGGTATTTGAGAAGTCGGGCTGCTGACGCACTTGCAGACATCGCTTCCCCTGAAGCCGCCCTGGGGCTTATTAAAGTCATGGATATCCATGACAGTCCTGTAAAGAAAATAATAGTGAATGCCCTTGGAAAAATCGGGACGGTTGAAGCCGTTGAAGGTTTGGTCAAAGCCCTTGAAGACCTTGATAGCTCGGTCCGGGAGACTGCAGCCCTTGTGCTTGGAAAGACAGGAAAAACAGAAGCTGTGCCAGGGCTTTTGAAAGCACTTCATGATTCGAAAAATGCCGTCCAGGAAGCTGCTGTGATCTCGCTTGGAGACCTGAAGGCAAAGGATGCGGTTCCTGAACTACTAAAAATCCTTGATGACCCTGAGGCTATGACGCATAAAGCCGTAATTTCTGCACTCGAAAAAATAGGTACACCCGAAGCAGTTTCGGGTCTTGCAAGAGCTCTTGAGAATCATGGCGCTTCCGTAAGAAAAGCTGCATTAAAGGCTCTCGAAAGAGTTGAGAAATCAGGCAATACCCTGGAAAAGGTAAAAAACCTCGGAACTTCAGGTTTCGAGGTTTCAGAATAACGCACCAGAACAATTAGTCTTCCCGGCTTTACACCGAACTTGTGAAGGGGGTAAGTTTTCCCCCACCATTCAGGGTATATGTTCTACCCTTAAGCCAGCTATTTGTACTTTCATCTGCGTCATAATAGATAGTGTAGCCGTTGTCTTTAATATTGGCCAGGGTGGGGCCTTTATTAGTCAGGCTCGTAAGGTAGGAAGTCCCGGTCACGTCCCAGGTGCTGGTCGAGTCCAGGATAAGGGCAATTGAGCCAGCTGTATTGTCCGCATTTATAGCTCCTGTCAGGCTGGTTCCATTCTCGAGTATGACTGTGACCGAACTGAGGCTATCACAGGTAATGTCCCCGTTAAGAACTTCCTCTTCGGCCTTAAGGGTCACTACACCACCGTTTGAACCCGTATTTCCCCACTTGTCGGCACTGGCTGTGAGAAGCGTGCCTGATGTTGCAGTTAAATCCGCACCTTTTAACTCGATTACAGAGTCTGTGTTCGTAACATAGAACAGGGGACCGACTTCAGCCGTAAGGGACCCGCCATTCATCTTAAAGATGCTGGTGCCCACTTCGGCATCCCCGGAGAAGCTCTGATACAGCATTACTCCGTATTTTTTTGCGCCCGAGAGGGTAACATTCGTAATGGTAATGGAGTTCTTTCCTTCTATTACGGCAGCTTCGGACCCGGTCGCAGTAATTACGGCTTTGGAAACCTTAATAACACCTGTTGAATAAATTCCTGGAGAACCGTCTCCTGCCGTGTTCATAGTCCCGCCTGTAACGGTCACAGTTCCGCTGCCCCTGTCCGTTGCAATGGCTGCGCAGTGCTGCCCTTCAGTGCTGATATCCACATCGGTACAGGTTATGTTTCCAGTAAAGGTTGCATCCACGCCTCTTGAACCATCACCTGTGGTCTTGATCTCTACATCAGACAGGACAATTGAAGACCTCGTACCCGTTGCAAAGACAGCATTGGCACCATTGGCACTCGTGCTCACCGTACAGTTGGTGAGTTTCACCTTACTGCCTGACTCTGCCAGTACTGCAGCATTGAGGCCGTAAAAGTCACTGTTTTCATTCGAAGAAGTGTTTCCAGTCTTTTTTATTGTTGAATCGGATAGAGTAAAAGTTCCTCCATCAGTAACTTTTATGCTGCTTTCATCAGGATTAGATGCAGTAATTGCCTGGGTTGCCTGGGCTGAAGTCCCGCCACTCTGTGCATATGCCTTAGTTGTTATTGACGCCGATGTTCTGTCCGACTCAGACCCCCCTGAACTGTCAGAGTCGAATAAGCATCCGCAGCCAGCGAGCGTAATGAGTGTGATAATACTGGTGGCCAGCAGCAGCGCGACTACATTTCGAGATACAAGATATTTGTTCATTTTCTGGTTTCCTCTTTCAGGGTAATTTCTTCGTGATAGTCTCAAGTGTGTAAAGGGATGTATAAAAACAATTTCCTGAATGATTAAATAATTGTTTTGCAGTTCAAAACAGGCAGTAAAAACGGTTAGAAAAAGGAAAGGACAGATCCTTCTATTGGATAGACCTTTCCATTTTTGCTCCTGAAGCCTTAAAAGAATCTAAACTTCAGGTCAATTTCCGACTCAGTTGAAAGGGCTCAGCTGAAAAGGGATTTCAGACTGTTAAGAAGACTTGCAAAGAAACCGGTTTCAGTGGAGCTTTCGGTCTCAGCATTTTCGGCATTATCTGTTTCTTCCTGTTCATCGGGAGCCTGTCCGGACATTCCCTGTTTTTCCATACTTGCATTTTCGCCCATTGCGTTAGCCCCCTCTGGCCTCTCAGGGCGCTCTTCGGACATGTTCCCAGCGCCCTGTGGAGGTACCTGACTTCCGTTCTGACTTCCGTTCTGAGCCTGTTCAGGGCCAGGGCCCATCATTCCAAAACCGGAAATGCTCATCAATTCTTCAGGGGCCTCTTCAAGCAGGGTATCAAGCTCTTCCCGGACCGTCTGGAGGTCTGATTCAGATTCGGCTTCGGAAATTTCTTCTTTGATTGAAGTCAGCCCGCTTATCAACTCTTCGGCGGATGCAAGGGTCTCATCGTCAAGTTCTTCGGTGGAGTTTTCAAGAGCTTCTATCATCCTGTCAACAGATTCGGTCATCCGGCTCTGCATAGTATCAAAATCTTCCTCCGGGAGGGAGGGTTCTGTTGTTTCCTCCTCAGCAAGTGCGTAACTGGGAACTGCGCTGAACATTATCAGCAAAACGGAAAAAATGGAAATTTTTTTCAGGGTAAAGAATTTGGTCGAATCAAAAAGTTTCATGTATATAACCTCTAATGAATCTAACCTCTAATGGATCTGCATTCAGATAACGAATCTTGAATTCGGATCGTATTCTGGGATACATAATTTTGAAATGTGTAATCGGGGAACAAATCAGGAATAAAAATCCATCCAGGTCTCCTGAAGGTAACATGTGCCAGAAAAAGAACGGGAAAAGAGTATGTGCTCTATCTCCCAATCCATTCCCTTTATCTCAGGTTCTGACATATCATATAGTGCTGTTATGATGGGCTTCCTTTCAGGAGGCCTTTTCTATTTTTTTTGACTTCTATTTCCCTGGTATGGATTTTACGGATCTCCTGACTTAGGTTTTCGGTTTGGGTTTTTTAACTGGATCTTTAAAGGAGGGATTTTTAATGATCATCTCAGAGGATCAGTCCTCGGTGCTGTTATCCGTGCCGTTCTCCGGCACGATTTCAGAGCGTATGAGCCTGTTTCCGCGGTCACCCTGCATTTTGCCTTCTCTTTGCATTGGGCCACCCTGCTGCATCAGGCCCTTCCCATTTTTCATTTCAGAGGACATAATTTCTCTGAGCTCATCAAGGGATTCAACCCCTTCGACATCTGCGATCAGGGCAGTGAGTTCCTCAATCCTGTCTTCTAGCTGCTCATCAGTTGCATTTTCATCTTCCGTAAGCCTGGCATTCAGGATCTCAATTTCCTTTTCAAGGGAATCAACGGTCTGGGTCTGAAGGTAATCGAATATAACGTCCTCCAGTTCTGCAGCTGTTGAAGCCTCACTTATATCAGCATATAAGTTTTGAAGCTCAGCGATTTTTTCATTGAGCTCTTCAGCCCTGTCGTCTTCGCCTGCTTCCTCGAGACTGGTCTGCATTTCTTCAAGCTGTTCGGTCATGTTCTGAAGGGAATCAAGCATATTAGTCTGGACCTCAGTAAAGTTCTCATCAGTTAAGTTCGCGACTTCAAAGAGGCATGGTCCGTATGTTCTACAGGGGAATCCGTTCTTTTCTCCAAAGCCCGCACCTTCAGCATTTGCTGGCCTATCTGCGAGCAAAACCTCCTGCAGTTCTTCTGCACTTGAAGCCTCACTTACATTGTCATACTTGCTTTGAAGTTCAGCAATCTTTTCAGTAATTGAGTTAAGAATTTCAGCCTGAATATCTGAGAAGTTTTCTTCAGTAATATTTAAAGCAGAACCAAAACCCATGCCACGCATTCCATCAGGCCCTGCACCCCCATGCCCCATACCTCCGGGCATCATTTTCCCTAATTCGTTTTCATTTGTTGAATTTGATTGATTTGTGGTCCCGTTTTCCAAAGCAAAGGCGCCGGAAGGAATGATGCTTAAGACCATCAGCACCACCGCAAAACTGGCAGCCGATTTTACTGCTTGTTTTTTCATAGTATACCTCCGTCAATTACTTGTTTGATTTACTTGTCTAACTTACTTCGTTATTCTTTTCTGTTGAGCTCAAGCAGCTTTTCGCCGCTCGACATTTCTGTAATAAGCTGGCTTAAATATAAGCATACTTTCTGGAATAGGGATTTTTAACGATTTGAATTTAGAAAATAAACTTTTATCCAACTTTATTTTAAGAATTAAGCTTAAATAATGAATATGATGCTTATTTAAATTCTAAAAAACCTTATAATTTAACTGGATAAATGTGTCCAATAAATTAGATACCTGAACAGCTAGTGGTAACCTGTCCTACAAGAATAGAGTGATTTTAAGGTTGATGATTAAGGCAGATCGGTACAGAGACTCTCCAGCACCAGGAATGAAAATCTGCATCTTTTGGATTACTGGGATACGTGACCTACCAGATTACCATTCCCCATTATTACAAGCTCATTTTTATAGAAATCCATATCTTCCTCAGGTTTGTGTGATAAAAAAGAGCTGAAGGAGAAAGGTAACTGTCAATGAGCCTGTACTTGCTGTTAATTACATTTATTATTTATATTCATTATTAACTGCATTCGTCGCTTATTGCATTCGTCGCTAATTGCACTCATGATTAGTTGTCCTCGCGATTAGTTTTACTCGGAGTCACTTACTGGTAGAGAAATTAAGAGATAGATCAAAAAGATCAAAAAAGAAAAATAGGAAGAAAAAAGGAAGAAAAAATTTGAGAAAAACATGGGATTATTATGGGGGGCTTCATAGAGGTATAAAACCTGAAATCAGAAAGGCACTTTTCAAATGTGAAAATGGCTTATAAATAGAGTATAGCGCTGTTCAAGAGCTTTAAGGAAATCTGAATTCCCAAAATATGAGATTTAAGAATTATAAAGTATTAAACACAAAAATAAGCCCTCTTAAAGGAAATTTATTAAACCCAATACCGTGACGGAACTGGAAAAGTAAGTATGCTTTTATCTTTAAATCCAGATACAGCATCTGCAGTCAGGAATATACCGAAGAATACACATCCAACCCACTACAATCCTCGCCCAACAAACTCTTAAAACCAATAAACTCTCAAAACAAGAAACCTTCAAAATATGCTTTCAAGCCGTACTATTTCGTGTTTACATCATGAAAGGTGCGGCTGAAGCAAAAAATCGAGACCACATGTTGTATCATATACCTGCAAAATAACAGCTTCGGATGTTCCTGACAGCTAATAAACCCTTCAAGAAGATATCAGAAGAGATATTATTATCACAACATCCAACATACAGAGACAGAAAGATGCCTGAAAACCCTGAGGAAAATTTGTTGGTCCTGCAGCTTTCCGAAGATTCTAGGAAAATTGCCAGACTCCTCTCTAATGAGACTTCGATCAGGATCCTCAAACTGCTTTACAGAAGATCGATGTCAGCCGCTGACATTGCCGATGAGCTTGAAGTGCGCCTGAATACCCTCAAGTACAACCTGGATTCACTCCTTGAAGCCGGGCTGATCAGAGTCAGACAGGTAAAATGGAGTCGAAAAGGAAGAGAAATAAAGGTGTATGAAGCAGTAGAGAAAGTAATAATTCTTCTGCCAGGAAAAAGAAGTCCTGATATGTCCCTCATATTAACGATGCTCCGGCAGCACAGCCTGAAAAGCCCGGAAGGATCGGATGTTTCGGGAGTTTATTGTGAGCCCGGAATCTGAAATTTCCGCAAGCATGCATCTGAGATTGCTTAAGGTATGCTTTAAAGAAAAATTTCAGAACTCCAACAATATTTTAATATATAAAAACAATAAATGGAATGTAGTGTCCAGTGATTATTTACCAGAAGGCGTAGACAAGCATGAAAATTAAACTCTTGTCCTTGATTCTTATAATAATGGGAGTTCTCGTAACTTCAGGTTGTGTTGATTCACAGGCACAGCCTTATACAAAAGTTCCAGGCGATCTTTACAGGAGCATTTTCTACCCCTATGCTGGACTCCTGACGCCGCATCCTCCTCCACATTCAGATGTGGACGGACCGCCTTCTCTGCGAGATGCAACCCACCTGCTTGATGAGAATATTGAAAAGGCAGAATTTATAGCTGAAAAAATAGAACCTGGAATTCAGTACTTCAAGGAACAGGGAAAGGATGTGAACAGGCTTGAGGCTCTGCTTGAAGAATACAAAAGGCTCATAGAAGAAGCAAAGAGTTATCGAGCCCTCGCAGCATCCGTATCTGGCGAAGACTACGTCATTTCCGGGACGAATGAAGCTTCAGAAGACGAAATGACAGTGGAGAGTTCGGAAAAGGAGTACCTGATCCAGTCCCAGAAGAGCATGATTCAAGCCAACCTCGTGCTTAAAGACATATTTGAAGAGTTTAAGCGCCTGATGCCCGGAAGTGTAGAACTGAACGAGACTGCCAGGCTAAATGCGGAAGGGGAGGGAAGAGTTACTCTAATGGGAGGTTTTAACCTCAGCCTGCACCTGCAGGAAGGTGAAATAGCCATAATGGACCTTTCCCCTGATTCAGCAATACAGATCGAAGGGGACTACACAGTTGAAATTAAGGATGGACGGCAGGAAAACATGCTCATCTACCATATACGGTCTGCGGATGTGGAGATTTCAGGTTCCCAAAAAACACTGTTGCTTATTGGTGAAAATATCACTGTTGAAGCAGACGGAGAAGGCTATGCGGTTTTCTTCGGGAATGGGACTTACACTGTTGAAGATGCCGCCGGAACAAAGCCCGAAGAACAGTGGGCAGCTGAAATAATTTTAGTAGCAGAAATGGGCCCAGGGAAACCGGAAAGGACAGAAAGCAAGTTTTCCCCAGTGGGCATGCATATTCAGGAAAACGGGAGAAAAGAGCTTCATTGAAAGGAATCAGCTTTATTAAAGGGAATCAACTTTATTAAAGAGAATCTATAAAGTCATAAAAAAGATATAAGTATAAAGTCCGAAAAGATAAATTGAGAATCCAACCGTAACCCGGGTTTCCTGATAAAAATGAATCTGAAAGTTTACATAATATGCGTTGCTACCGCCGTACTTTTTGCTGTGCCTGTCCTTGCAGACAACACAGCCACAATTCACGGAGAGGTGTATAGCTGGGATACCTTCGAACCGCTGGAAAATGCCGTGGTTGAAGTAAACTCCACCCCTTCCCAGTCCATGGTAGCTAAATACGGCGTATACTATTTTGAGCTTGACCCTGGGGATTATCTCATTAAAGCCAGTTATTATGAAAACAGTACGCTAGTTAATTCTGGCGAAGTAACGGTCACAATTAAAGGGGAAGGGAGTTATGTACGTGACCTTTTGCTCCTCCCTGTTTATTCCACAATATTGATGGAAGGAGAGAATAATTCCAGCACCTCCGTACCGGTGAGTAATAATTCGGATTCTGATATCAGCTCAGATGAAGAAAACTCGAGCAATATTAATGTAAGTGTCCCTGAAGGAATAACCGGCTCTACCTTTTCAACCGGATATTATCTGCTTGCTGCCCTTGCACTGTCTCTCCTTTTAGTTGCCGGCTACAGTTTCCAGAAACGTAGAAACGTAGAGAAAAAGGAACCAGAAAAAGATAAATCGGGAAAAAGTCAACTGGAAGCAGATAAACTGAAGAAAAACAGACTTCAGGAAGGAAAAGCTGTACATGAAACAGCAGTATCCGAAGCAGAAAAAATCTCTTCACTCGGGAACACACCCACCTTTTCAGCAAAGCTTCCTGATGAAGGAGTTACACCGTCAATCGAAAAGGAAATCCAGGCAAAGCCCTCAGAAACCCGACTCCCCGAAGAGACGGACTTTGAATTAAAGGAAAAGGAAAAAGAGACAGAAAGCAAAACAGAGCCTTCCAGAACTGAAATAAAACCTGCAGAATTTGAACCTGAAGCAGAAGAAGATCGGAAAAAGAGTCCGGAAGAACCATCTCCAGAAAAGTCGTCAGAGGGATCAGAACAGG containing:
- a CDS encoding HEAT repeat domain-containing protein — translated: MDEKKKSLRKKVERSVFAGNRAAAAKELGSTGDPEAVPILIKALEDSSPKVKIAASDALGRLNDPAAVPGLIKMLAEPESTVKKTAIIALGKIGTPEAVSGIVKGFSDPDKFVQKESVKALMKIGSLEAVSGLTKALGSSDIPLKKTSIIALGKINTYEAGCGLIKALEDPDNRVRQRAVKTLGKRGNPDVLEDLMEALKDSRQPVQEAASEALRKIIAASDSVPVLVKALDATDRNVRKAAIEALWKAGTPEAIPPLLRELDDADWYLRSRAADALADIASPEAALGLIKVMDIHDSPVKKIIVNALGKIGTVEAVEGLVKALEDLDSSVRETAALVLGKTGKTEAVPGLLKALHDSKNAVQEAAVISLGDLKAKDAVPELLKILDDPEAMTHKAVISALEKIGTPEAVSGLARALENHGASVRKAALKALERVEKSGNTLEKVKNLGTSGFEVSE
- a CDS encoding right-handed parallel beta-helix repeat-containing protein — translated: MNKYLVSRNVVALLLATSIITLITLAGCGCLFDSDSSGGSESDRTSASITTKAYAQSGGTSAQATQAITASNPDESSIKVTDGGTFTLSDSTIKKTGNTSSNENSDFYGLNAAVLAESGSKVKLTNCTVSTSANGANAVFATGTRSSIVLSDVEIKTTGDGSRGVDATFTGNITCTDVDISTEGQHCAAIATDRGSGTVTVTGGTMNTAGDGSPGIYSTGVIKVSKAVITATGSEAAVIEGKNSITITNVTLSGAKKYGVMLYQSFSGDAEVGTSIFKMNGGSLTAEVGPLFYVTNTDSVIELKGADLTATSGTLLTASADKWGNTGSNGGVVTLKAEEEVLNGDITCDSLSSVTVILENGTSLTGAINADNTAGSIALILDSTSTWDVTGTSYLTSLTNKGPTLANIKDNGYTIYYDADESTNSWLKGRTYTLNGGGKLTPFTSSV
- a CDS encoding ArsR/SmtB family transcription factor; the encoded protein is MPENPEENLLVLQLSEDSRKIARLLSNETSIRILKLLYRRSMSAADIADELEVRLNTLKYNLDSLLEAGLIRVRQVKWSRKGREIKVYEAVEKVIILLPGKRSPDMSLILTMLRQHSLKSPEGSDVSGVYCEPGI
- a CDS encoding helix-turn-helix transcriptional regulator produces the protein MNLKVYIICVATAVLFAVPVLADNTATIHGEVYSWDTFEPLENAVVEVNSTPSQSMVAKYGVYYFELDPGDYLIKASYYENSTLVNSGEVTVTIKGEGSYVRDLLLLPVYSTILMEGENNSSTSVPVSNNSDSDISSDEENSSNINVSVPEGITGSTFSTGYYLLAALALSLLLVAGYSFQKRRNVEKKEPEKDKSGKSQLEADKLKKNRLQEGKAVHETAVSEAEKISSLGNTPTFSAKLPDEGVTPSIEKEIQAKPSETRLPEETDFELKEKEKETESKTEPSRTEIKPAEFEPEAEEDRKKSPEEPSPEKSSEGSEQAPEPAKRPEPEAPAVKKNLPLPADLQEIMDIIRGQGGRITQKDLRSKLRYSEGKVSLMLADLERRELIEKFKRGRGNVVIIRDEER